One window of the Allosaccharopolyspora coralli genome contains the following:
- a CDS encoding sulfite exporter TauE/SafE family protein, whose translation MSPLVVFAIAAAAIFLGSVVQGSIGMGMNLVAAPLVTLVDPSYVPVPLLIPLAVLGTLTWAREHEHVHWRGVGYLSAGRIPGSLIGVAMVALLPAREFGIAIGVLVFCFVALSMTSWQPRPTTGSLVTAGVASGVAGTASSIGGPPVALLYQYAGGPRLRATLAAVSVLGTIVSLLFLFVGGQVTLSGVLAGVGLLPFTALGFAVSSPLRRFVDGARMRPAVLVVSAGSALVLVLRGMMA comes from the coding sequence GTGTCACCGCTGGTGGTGTTCGCGATCGCGGCTGCGGCGATCTTCCTCGGTTCCGTCGTGCAGGGCAGCATCGGAATGGGGATGAACCTTGTCGCCGCTCCGCTGGTCACCCTCGTGGATCCCAGCTACGTGCCTGTCCCGCTGCTGATCCCGCTCGCCGTGCTGGGAACACTCACCTGGGCGCGCGAGCACGAGCACGTCCACTGGCGTGGCGTCGGCTACCTCAGCGCTGGACGGATCCCGGGCTCCCTGATCGGAGTCGCGATGGTCGCCCTGCTGCCCGCGCGGGAGTTCGGCATTGCGATCGGAGTGCTGGTGTTCTGCTTCGTCGCGTTGTCCATGACCTCGTGGCAGCCACGCCCCACGACCGGTTCGCTCGTCACCGCCGGTGTCGCCAGCGGTGTTGCCGGAACCGCATCCTCCATCGGCGGGCCGCCGGTGGCGCTGCTCTACCAGTACGCGGGCGGACCGCGATTGCGAGCGACGTTGGCGGCGGTCAGCGTGCTCGGGACCATCGTCTCCTTGCTGTTCCTGTTCGTCGGCGGTCAGGTCACCCTCTCGGGAGTCTTGGCGGGGGTGGGACTGCTCCCGTTCACCGCCCTCGGCTTCGCGGTGTCCTCGCCGCTGCGTCGGTTCGTCGACGGTGCAAGGATGCGGCCCGCCGTGCTCGTGGTCTCCGCCGGGAGCGCGCTGGTGCTCGTGCTGCGAGGCATGATGGCCTGA
- a CDS encoding DMT family transporter yields the protein MAWIVLVISGVFEAVWAAALSRSEGLTRLVPSLVFVVTLAVSMGGLGYALRTLPLGTGYAVWVGIGTVGAALYGMAVQGDPVTAARVSCLVLIVAGVIGLKVLH from the coding sequence GTGGCGTGGATCGTGCTCGTCATCTCCGGAGTGTTCGAGGCCGTGTGGGCGGCCGCGCTCTCCCGATCGGAAGGACTCACCCGGCTGGTCCCGAGCCTGGTGTTCGTCGTCACCCTCGCCGTGAGTATGGGCGGGCTCGGCTACGCACTGCGCACCCTGCCGCTGGGTACCGGCTACGCCGTATGGGTCGGCATCGGCACCGTCGGCGCCGCCCTCTACGGCATGGCCGTGCAGGGCGACCCTGTCACGGCGGCGCGGGTGAGCTGCCTGGTCCTGATCGTGGCCGGAGTCATCGGCCTCAAGGTGCTGCACTGA
- the acnA gene encoding aconitate hydratase AcnA — translation MTAPASKDSFGARGTLKVGDASYEVFRLNAVDGAQRLPYSLKILLENLLRTEDGANITADHVRALAGWDPNAEPDTEIQFTPARVIMQDFTGVPCVVDLATMREAVKDLGGETSKVNPLAPAELVIDHSVVIDVFGKPDAFERNVEFEYGRNKERYQFLRWGQDAFDEFKVVPPGTGIVHQVNIEHLARSIMSRNGQAYPDTCVGTDSHTTMVNGLGVLGWGVGGIEAEAAMLGQPVSMLIPKVVGFKLTGEIPPGATATDVVLTITEMLRKHGAVGKFVEFYGSGVASVPLANRATIGNMSPEFGSTAAIFPIDEETLRYLKLTGRPQEQVDLVEAYAKEQGLWHDPSAEPEYSEYLELDLSTVVPSIAGPKRPQDRIEVSDAKPSFRKSLTDYVEVQSPDDAALDEAGEESFPASDPVSVTHHEEKPRLVSAADGASGRSSNPITVHTDEYGDFELDHGAVVIASITSCTNTSNPSVMLGAALLARNAVDKGLSRKPWVKTSMAPGSQVVTDYYEKAGLWPYLEKLGYHLVGYGCTTCIGNSGPLPEEISAAVQKNDLAVTSVLSGNRNFEGRINPDVKMNYLASPPLVIAYALAGTMDFDFEADPLGHDTEGKPVFLRDIWPSPQEVQSTMDSAITQEMFTTDYADVFKGDERWRALPTPEGETFEWDQQSTYVRKPPYFEGMGMDPAPVQDVSGARVLALLGDSVTTDHISPAGAIKADSPAGKYLSEHGVERKDFNSYGSRRGNHEVMIRGTFANIRLRNLLLDDVQGGYTRDFTQDGGPQTTIYDAAQNYAAQNTPLVVLGGKEYGSGSSRDWAAKGTRLLGVQAVITESFERIHRSNLIGMGVIPLQFPDGESAQSLGLDGTETFDIAGITALNNGETPSTVKVTATKSDGSTVEFDATVRIDTPGEADYYRNGGILQYVLRTMVRS, via the coding sequence CGAGGACGGTGCGAACATCACCGCCGACCACGTGCGCGCGCTCGCCGGTTGGGACCCGAACGCGGAGCCGGACACCGAGATCCAGTTCACGCCCGCCCGCGTGATCATGCAGGACTTCACCGGTGTGCCCTGCGTGGTCGACCTCGCCACCATGCGTGAGGCCGTCAAGGACCTCGGCGGCGAGACCTCCAAGGTCAACCCGCTCGCCCCGGCGGAGCTGGTCATCGACCACTCGGTCGTCATCGACGTGTTCGGCAAACCGGACGCCTTCGAGCGCAACGTCGAGTTCGAGTACGGGCGCAACAAGGAGCGCTACCAGTTCCTTCGCTGGGGTCAGGACGCCTTCGACGAGTTCAAGGTCGTCCCGCCCGGCACCGGCATCGTCCACCAGGTCAACATCGAGCACCTGGCGCGTTCGATCATGTCCCGCAACGGCCAGGCCTACCCGGACACCTGCGTGGGCACCGACTCGCACACCACGATGGTCAACGGCCTCGGCGTGCTCGGCTGGGGCGTCGGCGGCATCGAAGCCGAGGCGGCGATGCTCGGCCAGCCGGTCTCGATGCTCATCCCGAAGGTCGTCGGCTTCAAACTCACCGGCGAGATCCCGCCCGGTGCGACCGCGACCGACGTGGTGCTCACGATCACCGAGATGCTGCGCAAGCACGGCGCGGTCGGCAAGTTCGTCGAGTTCTACGGCTCCGGTGTGGCCTCGGTGCCGCTGGCCAACCGCGCCACGATCGGCAACATGAGCCCCGAGTTCGGCTCCACCGCCGCGATCTTCCCGATCGACGAGGAGACGCTGCGCTACCTGAAGCTCACCGGCCGTCCGCAGGAGCAGGTCGACCTCGTCGAGGCCTACGCCAAGGAGCAGGGCCTCTGGCACGACCCCAGCGCCGAGCCGGAGTACTCCGAGTACCTCGAGTTGGATCTGTCGACGGTCGTGCCGTCGATCGCCGGACCCAAGCGCCCGCAGGACCGCATCGAGGTCTCGGACGCCAAGCCGTCGTTCCGCAAGTCCCTCACCGACTACGTCGAGGTCCAGAGCCCGGACGACGCCGCACTCGACGAGGCGGGCGAGGAGTCGTTCCCGGCCAGCGACCCGGTGTCGGTGACCCACCACGAGGAGAAGCCGCGTCTGGTCTCGGCCGCCGACGGCGCCTCGGGCCGGTCGAGCAACCCGATCACGGTCCACACCGACGAGTACGGCGACTTCGAGCTCGACCACGGTGCGGTCGTGATCGCCTCGATCACCTCGTGCACCAACACCTCGAACCCTTCGGTGATGCTCGGTGCCGCGCTGCTGGCCCGCAACGCCGTCGACAAGGGCCTCTCCCGCAAGCCCTGGGTCAAGACCTCCATGGCACCCGGCTCGCAGGTCGTCACCGACTACTACGAGAAGGCCGGCCTGTGGCCGTACCTGGAGAAGCTCGGTTACCACCTCGTCGGCTACGGCTGCACCACCTGCATCGGCAACTCCGGGCCGCTGCCGGAGGAGATTTCCGCGGCGGTGCAGAAGAACGACCTGGCCGTCACGTCGGTGCTGTCCGGTAACCGCAACTTCGAGGGCCGGATCAACCCCGACGTGAAGATGAACTACCTCGCCTCGCCGCCGCTGGTGATCGCCTACGCGCTGGCCGGGACGATGGACTTCGACTTCGAAGCCGACCCGTTGGGCCACGACACCGAGGGCAAGCCGGTGTTCCTGCGCGACATCTGGCCGTCGCCGCAGGAAGTGCAGTCCACGATGGACTCCGCGATCACGCAGGAGATGTTCACCACGGACTACGCCGACGTGTTCAAGGGCGACGAGCGCTGGCGGGCGCTGCCCACCCCGGAGGGCGAGACCTTCGAGTGGGACCAGCAGTCCACCTACGTGCGCAAGCCCCCGTACTTCGAGGGCATGGGCATGGACCCGGCTCCGGTCCAGGACGTCTCCGGCGCGCGGGTGCTGGCGCTGCTCGGCGACTCGGTGACCACCGACCACATCTCTCCTGCCGGTGCGATCAAGGCCGACTCGCCTGCGGGCAAGTACCTCAGCGAGCACGGTGTCGAGCGCAAGGACTTCAACTCCTACGGTTCCCGACGCGGCAACCACGAGGTGATGATCCGGGGCACCTTCGCCAACATCCGGCTGCGCAACCTCCTGCTGGACGACGTGCAGGGCGGCTACACCCGCGACTTCACGCAGGACGGCGGTCCGCAGACGACGATCTACGACGCCGCGCAGAACTACGCCGCGCAGAACACCCCGCTGGTGGTCCTCGGTGGCAAGGAGTACGGCTCCGGTTCTTCCCGCGACTGGGCGGCCAAGGGCACCCGCCTGCTCGGCGTCCAGGCCGTCATCACCGAGTCGTTCGAGCGGATCCACCGCTCGAACCTCATCGGCATGGGCGTCATTCCGCTGCAGTTCCCGGACGGTGAATCCGCGCAGTCGCTGGGTCTCGACGGGACCGAGACCTTCGACATCGCCGGGATCACCGCGCTGAACAACGGCGAAACCCCGAGCACCGTGAAGGTCACCGCCACCAAATCCGACGGGTCCACGGTGGAATTCGACGCGACCGTGCGCATCGACACTCCCGGTGAGGCGGACTACTACCGCAACGGCGGCATCCTGCAGTACGTGCTGCGCACCATGGTCCGGTCGTAA